Proteins found in one bacterium genomic segment:
- the dnaN gene encoding DNA polymerase III subunit beta: MKFIVTQADLSKALVKVISVVPAKTTLPVLGNILITAKEGFLNLTATDLDVSITTKISVDVKEPGGITVPSKQFNELIKNLPNIPLEISSDAQFKLLVKCDKGDYRLSGETDDDYPALPVVDEKGKLKIDAKVLSRMIGKTSFSVSSDPLRPALTGVLFQVMGSELRLVATDGHRLAKMTYTKFESNIKDALNVIVPTKALSEVAKENKDVTSINFGQNHIRFDMGDTQVYSRILEETYPDYERVIPSNNDKQMTAETHMLADAFKRVSIFANPITHQVRMGMSKKDLTITAEDMDGGNKGTEKLKVQFEGDDIQIGYNAHLLMSALNNIDTSEVHMHFKGPTSAGIITPSHQVENEHQMMLVMPVRLND, from the coding sequence ATGAAATTCATCGTCACTCAGGCTGATTTGAGCAAAGCGCTCGTCAAAGTCATAAGTGTTGTTCCCGCCAAAACAACATTACCGGTGCTCGGAAATATTCTCATTACGGCGAAAGAAGGTTTTTTGAATTTAACGGCTACCGATCTCGACGTTTCCATTACCACAAAAATATCCGTCGACGTCAAAGAACCGGGCGGCATTACCGTGCCGTCGAAACAATTCAATGAATTGATCAAAAATTTACCGAATATTCCCCTGGAAATTTCTTCCGATGCGCAATTTAAGCTTTTAGTGAAATGCGATAAAGGCGATTACCGGTTGTCCGGTGAAACGGATGACGATTATCCGGCGTTACCGGTCGTCGATGAAAAAGGAAAATTGAAAATCGATGCAAAAGTATTGTCCCGCATGATCGGCAAAACGTCGTTCTCGGTTTCGAGCGATCCTTTGCGTCCGGCGCTCACGGGCGTGCTCTTCCAGGTGATGGGCAGCGAATTGCGGTTGGTTGCGACCGACGGCCATCGCCTCGCCAAAATGACGTACACGAAATTCGAGTCGAACATCAAAGACGCGCTGAATGTGATCGTTCCGACCAAAGCGCTCAGCGAAGTGGCCAAGGAAAACAAAGATGTGACGTCGATCAATTTCGGCCAAAACCACATTCGGTTCGACATGGGCGACACGCAGGTGTACAGCCGGATATTGGAAGAAACATATCCTGATTACGAACGCGTCATTCCATCCAATAACGATAAACAAATGACGGCTGAAACCCATATGCTGGCGGATGCATTCAAACGCGTGTCGATTTTTGCCAACCCGATCACGCATCAGGTGCGAATGGGGATGAGTAAAAAAGATCTTACGATCACAGCGGAGGATATGGACGGAGGCAACAAAGGCACTGAAAAATTGAAAGTTCAGTTCGAAGGCGACGATATCCAGATCGGCTACAATGCGCACCTGCTGATGTCAGCACTAAACAATATCGACACAAGCGAAGTGCATATGCATTTCAAAGGCCCTACGAGCGCAGGTATCATCACGCCGTCGCACCAGGTGGAAAATGAACACCAAATGATGTTGGTGATGCCGGTGCGGTTGAATGACTGA
- a CDS encoding redox-sensing transcriptional repressor Rex, giving the protein MNNNRSDKSKQSPGKVSLSTVRRLSKYYRTLTELIKDGVEYVSSDELARIEGLTSAQVRKDFSFFGNFGKRGLGYTTLDLKQNIAEILGLDRQWNVAIIGAGNIGTALIDYKEFAAHGFHLKLIFDNDPSKIGKKIKSLFVKNMETMSDEFEKEKIDIAILAVPAEAAQQAADRIVKTGVKAILNFAPRSLNVPEGTAVRQENTAMELEALSYFITSKQKKEAS; this is encoded by the coding sequence ATGAACAATAATCGATCTGATAAGTCCAAACAAAGCCCCGGGAAGGTATCGCTTTCCACGGTACGGCGGCTTTCCAAATATTACCGCACGCTAACGGAATTGATCAAAGACGGTGTGGAGTATGTGTCTTCGGATGAACTCGCACGTATCGAGGGACTGACGTCGGCGCAGGTGCGAAAAGACTTTTCATTCTTTGGTAATTTTGGCAAACGAGGATTGGGATACACGACGCTCGATCTGAAACAAAACATTGCCGAAATTCTCGGATTAGATCGTCAGTGGAACGTAGCGATTATCGGTGCGGGTAATATTGGAACGGCGCTCATCGATTATAAAGAATTTGCCGCTCACGGATTTCATCTAAAATTGATTTTTGACAATGATCCGTCCAAGATCGGTAAAAAAATCAAGTCACTGTTCGTGAAAAATATGGAAACAATGAGCGATGAATTTGAAAAAGAAAAAATCGACATTGCAATTCTTGCTGTGCCTGCTGAAGCGGCTCAACAGGCTGCCGATCGTATCGTAAAAACCGGAGTCAAAGCCATTCTGAATTTTGCTCCGCGAAGTCTGAATGTTCCTGAAGGAACGGCCGTACGGCAGGAAAATACCGCGATGGAGTTGGAAGCACTTTCCTATTTTATTACGAGTAAACAGAAGAAAGAGGCTTCATGA
- a CDS encoding protein phosphatase 2C domain-containing protein: MILRFASITDRGLNPNRHHNEDSFLVAEPLFIVADGLGGELAGEVASHMTVEKFNDFFRDATRENGLSSRSELSVIERVIKKVNYLVYQEAQKPEYKNMGSTLSVLYFYMNRALVGHVGDSKIYRSRNGKVDQLSKDQSIVQQMIDKGVITPEQARRHPMRNVLISCIAHKPDIDVYTKEIEMQEGDFYLLCSDGVSEYVTMDMIAELSKSGKNPEEICQTIKEIAYTGGAMDNLTAICIFVDGLTESD, translated from the coding sequence ATGATTTTACGTTTCGCGAGTATTACGGATCGCGGACTCAACCCCAATCGCCATCATAATGAAGATTCATTTCTGGTGGCTGAACCCCTCTTTATTGTTGCGGACGGGTTGGGCGGCGAACTTGCCGGCGAAGTAGCCAGTCACATGACCGTTGAAAAATTCAATGACTTCTTTAGAGATGCTACCCGTGAAAACGGTTTGTCTTCACGGAGCGAATTATCGGTCATCGAGCGGGTCATCAAAAAAGTCAATTACCTTGTTTATCAGGAAGCGCAAAAACCTGAATATAAAAACATGGGATCGACATTATCGGTTTTGTATTTTTACATGAACCGTGCGCTGGTGGGTCACGTGGGCGACAGTAAAATTTACCGTTCGCGAAATGGTAAAGTGGATCAGTTAAGCAAGGACCAGAGCATCGTCCAGCAGATGATCGACAAAGGCGTTATCACGCCGGAACAGGCTCGCCGGCACCCTATGCGTAATGTTCTGATTAGTTGTATCGCGCACAAACCGGATATCGATGTTTACACCAAAGAAATCGAAATGCAAGAAGGCGATTTTTATTTATTGTGTTCGGATGGCGTTTCTGAATATGTAACGATGGATATGATTGCCGAGTTGAGTAAAAGCGGGAAAAATCCTGAAGAAATTTGCCAAACGATTAAAGAAATTGCATATACCGGCGGCGCCATGGATAATCTTACAGCCATCTGTATTTTTGTCGACGGCCTCACGGAGTCGGATTAA
- the gyrB gene encoding DNA topoisomerase (ATP-hydrolyzing) subunit B → MAVAEKEKKVGSKYDAENIQVLEGLEHVRRRPAMYIGDVGARGLHHLVYEIVDNSIDEAMAGYCSEINVFINSDNSVTVVDNGRGIPVDMHKTEKKPAVEVVMTVLGAGGKFDKNTYKVSGGLHGVGASVVNALSEWCEVEVRRNGKLYRQKYKAGKATTKVEEVGKSKETGTTTTFMADSSIFKKTSYTFETLASRLRELAFLNRNLKISLEDKREKNKKEEYHYEGGITEFVKYLDESRQAIMKKPVYIEVEKENTPVEIAFQYNDSYTENVFSYVNNINTIEGGTHLSGFRTALTRTLNNYATKNNLIKEKEGITITGDDTREGLTAIISVKVAEPQFEGQTKTKLGNSEVKGIVESAVGDGLGEFLEKSPGIAKQIIDKCVQAARAREAARKARDLTRKKNMLESSGLPGKLADCSINDPQYCEIYLVEGDSAGGSAKQGRDRKFQAILPLKGKILNVEKARLDKMLSNEEILTIVSAIGTGIGTDDFNIGNLRYGKVIIMTDADVDGAHIRTLLLTFFFRHMRPLVENGNLYIAQPPLYKLKKGKEEKYAFDDEEKATYLKQWGAKEDDVNIQRYKGLGEMNPEQLWNTTMDPDKRVMLQVSIEDAATADHVFSTLMGDAVEPRRKFIEDNAKYVRNLDI, encoded by the coding sequence ATGGCAGTAGCTGAAAAAGAGAAAAAAGTCGGCTCGAAATATGATGCCGAGAATATACAGGTACTCGAGGGCCTGGAGCACGTAAGGCGCCGTCCGGCGATGTATATTGGCGATGTCGGTGCTCGCGGATTGCACCATCTTGTTTATGAAATCGTTGACAATTCGATCGACGAAGCGATGGCGGGTTATTGTTCGGAGATCAATGTATTTATCAATTCAGACAATAGTGTAACGGTCGTTGATAATGGCCGCGGTATTCCCGTAGATATGCATAAAACCGAGAAAAAGCCGGCCGTTGAAGTCGTCATGACCGTGCTCGGCGCCGGCGGTAAATTCGATAAAAATACATACAAGGTTTCGGGTGGTCTCCACGGCGTCGGTGCTTCTGTCGTCAATGCTCTTTCCGAGTGGTGCGAAGTGGAAGTTCGCCGCAATGGCAAACTTTACCGTCAGAAATATAAGGCCGGTAAGGCTACAACCAAGGTTGAAGAGGTTGGTAAATCCAAGGAAACGGGTACCACGACGACGTTCATGGCCGACAGCTCTATTTTCAAAAAGACGAGTTATACTTTTGAAACGCTTGCTTCACGCTTGCGTGAACTGGCATTTCTGAATCGCAATCTCAAAATTTCTCTCGAAGACAAGCGCGAAAAGAATAAAAAAGAAGAATACCATTACGAAGGCGGTATTACGGAGTTCGTCAAATACCTCGATGAATCGCGTCAGGCCATCATGAAGAAACCGGTTTATATCGAAGTTGAAAAAGAAAATACCCCGGTCGAAATTGCGTTTCAGTACAACGACTCTTATACAGAGAACGTATTCAGCTACGTCAATAACATCAATACGATCGAAGGCGGTACGCACCTTTCAGGTTTTCGTACGGCATTGACTCGTACGCTGAATAACTACGCCACTAAAAACAATCTGATCAAAGAAAAAGAAGGTATAACGATCACCGGCGACGATACGCGCGAAGGACTTACAGCGATCATCAGCGTAAAAGTAGCCGAGCCGCAATTCGAAGGTCAGACAAAAACGAAGCTGGGTAATAGCGAAGTCAAAGGCATTGTCGAATCGGCGGTTGGTGACGGCTTGGGCGAATTTCTCGAAAAAAGTCCCGGCATTGCCAAACAGATTATCGATAAATGTGTTCAGGCGGCACGGGCTCGTGAAGCGGCGCGCAAAGCCCGCGACCTGACGCGTAAGAAAAACATGCTGGAAAGTTCCGGCTTGCCCGGCAAACTGGCCGACTGTTCGATCAATGATCCGCAATATTGTGAAATTTATCTGGTCGAGGGTGATTCGGCAGGCGGTTCGGCCAAACAAGGGCGTGATCGTAAATTTCAAGCGATCCTTCCTTTGAAAGGTAAAATCCTCAATGTCGAAAAAGCGCGCCTGGATAAGATGTTATCCAACGAGGAAATTCTGACCATCGTCAGCGCGATCGGAACGGGCATTGGTACGGATGATTTCAATATTGGGAATCTCCGTTATGGCAAAGTCATTATCATGACCGATGCCGACGTCGACGGCGCACATATTCGTACACTGCTTCTGACGTTTTTCTTTCGTCACATGAGGCCTTTGGTGGAAAACGGCAATCTTTATATCGCTCAGCCGCCGCTTTATAAACTCAAAAAAGGCAAAGAAGAGAAATACGCTTTTGACGATGAGGAAAAGGCTACCTACCTCAAACAATGGGGCGCCAAAGAAGACGATGTCAATATTCAGCGTTACAAAGGTTTGGGAGAAATGAACCCGGAACAGTTGTGGAATACGACGATGGATCCGGATAAACGTGTCATGTTGCAGGTTTCAATCGAAGATGCGGCCACAGCCGATCACGTATTTTCAACCCTCATGGGCGATGCGGTGGAACCGCGTCGGAAGTTCATCGAGGACAATGCAAAATACGTTCGTAACCTGGATATTTAA
- a CDS encoding DUF721 domain-containing protein: MNKKNAQTVGTALDQLLKNLGIDRRVHEQKVVLEFEKAMGSEFCKRARAVKIENGVLFLEVINSVWRQELFYQKDSIRQRLNAYFGDYTIKEIIFR, encoded by the coding sequence TTGAATAAAAAAAACGCTCAAACCGTCGGCACGGCGCTCGATCAATTGTTAAAAAATCTTGGCATCGACCGGCGCGTTCATGAACAAAAAGTTGTTCTCGAGTTTGAAAAAGCCATGGGCTCTGAGTTCTGTAAACGCGCACGTGCGGTGAAAATTGAAAATGGAGTTTTATTTCTCGAAGTCATTAACAGCGTATGGCGGCAGGAATTATTTTATCAGAAAGATTCCATTCGCCAACGCTTGAATGCATATTTTGGCGATTATACGATCAAAGAGATTATTTTCAGATAA
- a CDS encoding CcmD family protein: protein MENLSYLFAAFTFVWLIIYFLIYRMSKRQKELLQEIQQVKRMLDEKGKK, encoded by the coding sequence ATGGAAAATTTGTCTTATCTTTTTGCCGCTTTTACATTCGTATGGCTGATCATTTACTTTCTTATCTATCGTATGTCCAAAAGACAAAAAGAACTGTTGCAGGAAATACAGCAGGTCAAACGTATGCTGGATGAAAAAGGAAAAAAATAA
- the gyrA gene encoding DNA gyrase subunit A translates to MSTIEKIVPKNIEDEMRECYIDYSMSVIVSRAIPDVRDGLKPVHRRVLFGMNELSMSYNKPYKKSARIVGEVLGKYHPHGDTAVYDTIVRMAQPFSLRYMLVDGQGNFGSIDGDSPAAMRYTECRLSRIAEEMLRDLEKNTVNFVPNFDDTLQMPEVLPAVIPNLLINGSTGIAVGMATNIPPHNLSEVIDAVSAVIDDENISVKDLMKHVKGPDFPTGGIINGTNGIKEAYETGRGKLTIRARASIETAKNGRQSIIVTELPYMVNKANLVEKISELNRDKKVEDISALRDESDRDGIRVVIELKRDANAQVVMNNLFKHTQMQTTFGIIMLALVDGRPMVLNLRQALQHFVDHRHEVVNRRTKFELDAAEKRAHILEGLKIALENIDAVIALIKKAKDPQTAKDGLMKKFKLSEIQALEILKMQLQRLTNLEVEKIENEYKEIIKLIEKLRGILASKAKRMNIIKEELAEIKKTFGDDRRTEILKKEVEEIDFEDTIAEEEMVVTISHQGYIKRFPVSGYRRQGRGGTGVSGGTTKDDDYIEHLFVASTHDYILFFTNKGRCYWLKVYEVPQVGKTARGKHITNVIEQQSDEQIRAFINVKEFDEKYSAVMVTKFGVIKKTNLSEFSNPRKGGIIAITIEDKDDLVDVKLTDGKQDIILGTKDGIAIRFKNDDVREMGRSARGVTGITLEKKDFVVGMVTLKRENGTILVVSDLGYGKRSDVGDYRITRRGGKGIITMKSTDKTGNMIAIREVVDNEDLMIITQNGMVIRLKMADIRTMGRNTQGVRLVKLKEDDTISDITSIQEDEEGAEE, encoded by the coding sequence ATGTCAACTATAGAAAAAATCGTTCCGAAGAATATTGAAGACGAAATGCGTGAGTGTTACATCGACTATTCCATGTCGGTTATCGTCTCCCGTGCCATTCCTGACGTCCGTGACGGATTGAAGCCAGTTCATCGTCGTGTGCTTTTCGGCATGAATGAACTTAGCATGTCTTACAACAAACCGTACAAAAAATCCGCGCGTATCGTCGGTGAAGTGCTCGGCAAGTACCATCCGCACGGCGATACAGCCGTGTATGACACGATCGTGCGTATGGCCCAACCCTTCTCGTTGCGCTATATGCTCGTTGACGGTCAGGGTAATTTCGGTTCCATCGACGGCGATTCGCCGGCGGCCATGCGTTATACCGAGTGTCGGCTTTCGCGCATTGCCGAAGAAATGTTACGCGACCTGGAAAAAAACACGGTCAACTTTGTTCCCAATTTCGACGATACTCTCCAAATGCCAGAAGTTTTGCCGGCGGTTATCCCCAATCTTTTGATCAATGGTTCGACGGGTATCGCCGTAGGTATGGCTACCAATATTCCACCGCACAATCTCTCGGAAGTCATCGACGCCGTTTCGGCTGTAATCGACGACGAAAACATTTCGGTCAAAGATTTGATGAAGCACGTCAAAGGTCCGGACTTTCCTACCGGCGGTATCATCAACGGCACCAACGGCATCAAGGAGGCTTACGAAACCGGTCGCGGTAAACTGACCATTCGTGCGCGTGCCAGCATTGAAACGGCTAAAAATGGCCGGCAGAGTATCATCGTTACCGAGCTGCCCTATATGGTTAACAAGGCCAATCTTGTTGAAAAAATTTCGGAATTGAACCGCGACAAAAAGGTTGAAGACATCAGCGCGCTTCGCGACGAGTCCGACCGTGACGGTATCCGTGTGGTGATCGAACTGAAACGTGACGCCAATGCTCAGGTTGTGATGAACAACCTGTTCAAACATACTCAGATGCAGACGACGTTCGGCATTATTATGCTGGCTTTGGTCGACGGCCGTCCGATGGTGCTCAATCTCCGCCAGGCATTGCAGCATTTTGTTGATCACCGGCATGAAGTGGTCAATCGTCGTACAAAATTCGAACTCGATGCCGCCGAAAAACGCGCCCACATCCTCGAAGGCTTAAAGATTGCCTTGGAAAATATCGACGCCGTCATCGCACTGATCAAAAAAGCAAAAGACCCTCAGACCGCGAAAGACGGTTTGATGAAAAAATTCAAGCTGTCCGAGATACAGGCACTCGAAATTCTCAAAATGCAACTCCAACGGTTGACCAATCTTGAAGTGGAGAAAATCGAAAACGAGTACAAAGAAATTATCAAACTCATTGAGAAGCTCAGAGGCATTTTGGCCAGCAAAGCCAAGCGGATGAATATCATCAAGGAGGAGCTTGCGGAAATCAAAAAAACATTCGGTGACGATCGCCGTACGGAAATTCTGAAGAAAGAAGTGGAGGAGATCGACTTCGAAGACACCATTGCCGAAGAAGAAATGGTCGTGACGATTTCCCACCAAGGTTATATCAAACGTTTCCCGGTCAGCGGTTATCGACGTCAAGGACGCGGAGGAACGGGCGTTTCCGGCGGTACGACGAAAGACGACGATTACATCGAACATCTGTTTGTCGCGTCGACGCACGATTATATTTTATTCTTTACCAACAAAGGACGTTGTTACTGGCTCAAGGTATATGAAGTTCCACAAGTAGGCAAAACGGCTCGCGGCAAACACATCACCAATGTGATCGAGCAACAAAGCGACGAACAAATCCGTGCCTTCATCAATGTCAAAGAATTTGATGAGAAATACTCTGCGGTCATGGTAACCAAGTTCGGTGTGATCAAGAAGACGAATTTGTCGGAATTCAGTAATCCGCGCAAAGGCGGAATTATAGCGATTACTATCGAAGATAAAGACGATTTGGTCGACGTCAAACTTACTGACGGAAAGCAAGACATTATCCTCGGAACGAAAGATGGGATTGCGATCCGGTTTAAAAACGATGACGTGCGGGAGATGGGCCGTTCGGCTCGCGGCGTAACCGGCATCACGTTGGAGAAAAAAGATTTCGTCGTCGGCATGGTGACGCTCAAACGTGAAAACGGAACCATTCTGGTCGTTTCTGATCTCGGTTACGGCAAACGCAGCGATGTCGGCGATTACCGGATCACACGCCGCGGCGGTAAAGGCATTATCACCATGAAGTCCACCGACAAAACCGGCAATATGATTGCAATCAGGGAAGTGGTTGATAATGAAGATCTCATGATCATTACTCAAAACGGAATGGTCATTCGTCTGAAGATGGCTGATATTCGTACGATGGGTCGTAATACGCAAGGCGTACGGTTAGTCAAACTGAAAGAGGATGATACCATTTCTGATATTACCAGTATTCAGGAAGACGAAGAAGGCGCAGAAGAATAA
- the recF gene encoding DNA replication/repair protein RecF, with translation MVIAHLRLKDFRNYESVGIDFSDGLNIILGNNGQGKTSILEAIYFLCLSKSFKTPDDAAALRFEQPFFEAEGRFCSLANGAQNVRVVFQRGEGKSVLIDKKRLDKFSELIGKFPVAISAPEDVAIVSGSPGERRRWMDIALSQMQVLYLKDLQDYRQALRQRNALLNAEPQRLESLDSWDGALAANGARILKRRFEFVQEFRPLVCKVYAAIASQAESVDLEYKSTIADIAEADETFIRDQFIKTLRDGRMKECQRRTSLFGPHKDEIRFSINGVNIRDYGSQGQFKTFALALKFAEFLFLKERLEQTPILLLDDVFSELDRARREQLLRYLENAGQVFLTTAERTFDYSVEKPLKFYTVEKGVVSIE, from the coding sequence ATGGTCATTGCTCATTTACGACTTAAAGATTTTAGAAATTACGAATCGGTTGGGATCGATTTTTCTGACGGTTTGAATATCATTCTTGGCAATAACGGGCAGGGAAAAACATCGATTCTTGAAGCGATTTATTTTTTGTGTCTTTCCAAAAGTTTTAAAACTCCCGATGATGCAGCGGCATTGCGATTTGAACAGCCGTTTTTTGAAGCGGAGGGACGATTCTGTTCTTTGGCAAATGGTGCGCAAAACGTGCGCGTGGTTTTTCAGCGCGGTGAAGGCAAATCCGTTTTAATTGATAAAAAACGATTGGATAAGTTTTCCGAGCTGATCGGGAAATTTCCGGTTGCGATTTCGGCGCCCGAAGATGTTGCCATCGTATCCGGTTCGCCCGGCGAACGCCGCCGATGGATGGACATTGCGCTCTCGCAAATGCAGGTTTTGTATCTCAAAGATCTGCAGGATTACCGGCAGGCGTTACGCCAACGTAATGCACTTTTGAATGCCGAACCCCAGCGATTAGAGAGTCTGGATTCATGGGATGGAGCGCTGGCAGCCAACGGTGCGCGGATTCTCAAACGGCGATTCGAATTTGTTCAGGAATTCAGGCCGCTCGTTTGTAAGGTATATGCGGCGATTGCGTCGCAGGCCGAATCCGTTGACTTGGAATACAAAAGCACGATAGCCGATATCGCGGAAGCCGATGAAACATTCATTCGCGATCAATTCATAAAAACTTTGCGTGACGGCCGAATGAAGGAATGCCAGCGCCGAACGTCGCTTTTCGGTCCGCATAAAGATGAAATACGGTTTTCGATCAACGGTGTCAATATCCGGGATTACGGTTCCCAAGGTCAATTTAAAACATTCGCTTTGGCTTTAAAATTTGCTGAGTTTCTATTTCTCAAAGAACGGCTCGAACAGACGCCGATATTACTTTTGGATGATGTCTTTTCAGAACTCGACCGGGCACGCCGCGAGCAGCTTTTGCGGTATTTAGAAAATGCCGGCCAGGTTTTTTTGACGACGGCCGAACGGACGTTTGATTATTCGGTTGAAAAACCATTGAAGTTTTATACGGTAGAAAAGGGCGTAGTAAGCATTGAATAA